From the Rhodococcus sp. NBC_00297 genome, one window contains:
- a CDS encoding helix-turn-helix domain-containing protein yields MTGGSPRPRRLLDAAADLFGARGYAAVGIDDVAAAAGVSGPSVYRWFDSKYDLLRTLHLTAVARLERRIAREGAPADHHALALGALTVRRSLGTLRRDRPHLHDPDIGSVTTVLDAVTAAARRADPILRPSRDSDVTTRAVLSTLSSIGTHRLAVPAAAVLEVLDSACAAVLSADLPDAVDDPELPHGVPPVGRRDALLRSAAALFDENEPADVTMAAIASSVGIAASSTYRWFGGKTVVLDEVCLGAARRAADETARVLARSDTPHQALAGLARRRVALATRAPALRVLRRHGLSTGPATARELTVMARQERGEWVHLLASTMPGRSRAQSSVLVEAAFTVVNDLSRHVDERRLAAVITAMLGVDDGGPRSPHR; encoded by the coding sequence GTGACCGGTGGGTCGCCACGGCCGCGGCGACTGCTCGACGCGGCAGCGGATCTGTTCGGCGCCCGCGGCTACGCGGCCGTCGGCATCGACGACGTCGCGGCGGCCGCGGGCGTCTCGGGGCCGTCGGTGTATCGGTGGTTCGACTCGAAGTACGACCTGCTCCGCACGCTGCATCTGACCGCGGTCGCACGCCTCGAACGGCGCATCGCTCGGGAGGGCGCTCCCGCCGATCACCACGCGCTCGCTCTCGGCGCCCTCACCGTGCGCCGCTCGCTCGGCACGCTGCGCCGCGACCGCCCGCATCTGCACGACCCCGACATCGGTTCGGTGACCACGGTTCTCGATGCCGTCACCGCGGCAGCACGTCGTGCCGATCCGATCCTTCGGCCCTCTCGCGACTCCGACGTCACGACTCGGGCGGTGCTGTCCACCCTCTCCAGCATCGGGACGCACCGCCTCGCCGTCCCCGCCGCCGCGGTGCTCGAGGTTCTCGACTCCGCGTGCGCCGCGGTCCTCTCGGCGGACCTGCCGGACGCCGTCGACGATCCGGAACTCCCGCACGGCGTCCCGCCCGTCGGGCGACGGGACGCACTCCTGCGCTCGGCCGCGGCGCTGTTCGACGAGAACGAGCCCGCCGACGTGACGATGGCGGCCATCGCCTCCTCGGTGGGCATCGCGGCATCGAGCACGTACCGCTGGTTCGGCGGCAAGACCGTGGTGCTGGACGAGGTGTGCCTCGGCGCCGCGCGCCGGGCGGCAGACGAGACGGCGCGTGTGCTCGCCCGGTCGGACACGCCGCACCAGGCGCTGGCCGGGCTGGCGCGGCGGCGCGTGGCCCTCGCGACGCGGGCGCCGGCACTGCGGGTACTCCGGCGCCACGGCCTCTCGACCGGTCCGGCGACGGCACGCGAGCTCACCGTGATGGCTCGCCAGGAGCGCGGAGAGTGGGTGCACCTCCTCGCGTCGACGATGCCGGGACGCTCGCGGGCACAGTCGTCGGTTCTCGTCGAAGCAGCGTTCACCGTGGTGAACGACCTGTCACGGCACGTCGACGAGCGCCGGCTCGCCGCGGTGATCACCGCGATGCTGGGTGTGGACGACGGCGGGCCCCGATCACCACATCGGTGA
- a CDS encoding sulfate/molybdate ABC transporter ATP-binding protein: MTPTDTSVVLDVRHRARGADLTLTVPSGGVVAILGPNGAGKSTLLSMVAGLVRPDDGVVRIGARTLTDSAQRIDVPPHRRRVALLAQDALLFPHLSALANVAFAPRSRGAGRAESERLARRWLEAVDAADLADRRPRALSGGQAQRVALARALAADPDVLLLDEPFAALDAESAPAMRRVLREVLAETSRTTLLVTHDRVDALTLAGEVAVVDAGRVVEHGTVRGVLTAPRTRFAAALVGVNSIEGTITAPDTLTTASGVAVQGRAPDPLDAGSSAVALLHPTAVSVFVDPPRGSPRNVLPVQIGHVESTGSSVRITSTAAAGLPALHADVTVAAATELDLVPGRRVHFVVKAGEVALHAAAPGAPTPR, encoded by the coding sequence GTGACACCCACCGACACTTCGGTCGTCCTCGACGTCCGTCACCGAGCACGCGGCGCCGACCTCACGCTCACGGTGCCGTCGGGCGGTGTGGTGGCGATCCTCGGGCCCAACGGTGCCGGGAAGTCGACGCTGCTGTCGATGGTGGCCGGACTCGTCCGGCCCGACGACGGCGTGGTCCGCATCGGAGCGCGCACCCTCACCGACAGCGCGCAGCGCATCGACGTCCCGCCGCATCGCCGACGGGTGGCTCTCCTCGCCCAGGACGCGCTGCTGTTCCCACACCTGTCCGCGCTGGCGAACGTCGCCTTCGCGCCCCGCTCACGAGGTGCCGGACGAGCCGAGTCCGAGCGACTCGCGCGCCGATGGCTCGAGGCCGTCGACGCGGCCGACCTCGCCGATCGGCGGCCGCGCGCACTGTCCGGCGGACAGGCCCAACGCGTCGCCCTCGCCCGCGCACTCGCGGCGGACCCCGACGTGCTCCTGCTCGACGAGCCGTTCGCGGCGCTCGACGCCGAGTCCGCACCGGCCATGCGCCGCGTGCTCCGCGAGGTGCTCGCCGAGACCTCGCGCACCACCCTGCTGGTGACCCACGACCGGGTCGACGCCCTGACGCTCGCCGGTGAGGTGGCCGTCGTCGACGCCGGACGAGTGGTCGAACACGGCACCGTCCGCGGCGTTCTGACGGCTCCGCGTACCCGGTTCGCGGCCGCCCTCGTCGGAGTGAACTCGATCGAGGGCACCATCACCGCTCCGGACACGCTCACGACCGCGTCGGGTGTCGCCGTGCAGGGCCGCGCCCCGGATCCTCTCGACGCGGGCTCATCGGCGGTGGCCCTGCTGCATCCCACCGCCGTCTCCGTCTTCGTCGACCCACCGCGGGGCAGCCCCCGCAACGTGCTGCCCGTGCAGATCGGCCACGTGGAGTCCACCGGCTCGTCGGTCCGCATCACGTCCACCGCGGCCGCGGGTCTGCCCGCGCTGCACGCCGACGTCACCGTCGCGGCGGCCACCGAACTCGACCTCGTGCCCGGCCGTCGCGTCCACTTCGTCGTCAAGGCCGGCGAGGTGGCACTGCACGCCGCGGCTCCCGGCGCGCCCACACCGCGGTGA
- a CDS encoding ABC transporter permease translates to MISGLAGGTRGHRDAVRPPAWILVPAGLGTALVVLPLVAMLLSVDVARFVPLVTSESSRAALLLSLRTAAASTVLCILLGVPMALVLARSTGRIVAVVRALVLLPLVLPPVVGGLALLYAFGRQGLLGEHLRAWGIDIAFTTTAVVLAQTFVALPFLVISLEGALRTAGTRYEVVAATLGASPGTVLLRVTLPLVLPGLASGAVLSFARALGEFGATLTFAGSLQGVTRTLPLEIYLQRETDPDAAVALSLVLIVVAIVIVILTRSRRPAGVL, encoded by the coding sequence GTGATCTCCGGCCTCGCGGGCGGGACGCGCGGCCACCGCGACGCGGTGCGTCCGCCCGCCTGGATCCTCGTGCCTGCCGGACTCGGCACGGCGCTCGTCGTGCTCCCTCTCGTGGCGATGCTGCTCTCGGTCGACGTGGCTCGCTTCGTTCCGCTCGTCACCTCGGAGTCGTCCCGGGCCGCGCTGCTGCTCAGCCTGCGCACGGCGGCCGCCAGCACTGTCCTCTGCATCCTGCTGGGGGTGCCGATGGCCCTGGTCCTCGCGCGGTCGACCGGGCGGATCGTCGCCGTCGTGCGCGCACTCGTCCTGCTCCCCCTCGTCCTGCCCCCGGTGGTGGGTGGGCTCGCCCTGCTCTACGCGTTCGGCAGGCAGGGACTGCTGGGTGAACACCTGCGGGCGTGGGGCATCGACATCGCCTTCACCACCACCGCGGTGGTCCTCGCGCAGACGTTCGTCGCCCTCCCCTTCCTCGTGATCAGTCTCGAGGGCGCACTGCGCACGGCGGGCACGCGGTACGAGGTCGTCGCCGCGACCCTCGGAGCCTCACCCGGCACCGTCCTGCTGCGGGTCACCCTTCCCCTGGTCCTGCCCGGGCTGGCGTCGGGTGCGGTGCTCTCCTTCGCCCGCGCGCTCGGCGAGTTCGGCGCCACCCTCACGTTCGCCGGGTCGCTCCAGGGCGTCACCCGCACCCTCCCGCTCGAGATCTACCTCCAGCGCGAGACGGATCCCGATGCGGCGGTGGCCCTCTCGCTGGTCCTCATCGTCGTCGCGATCGTCATCGTGATCCTCACTCGCAGTCGGCGTCCGGCAGGCGTGCTGTGA
- a CDS encoding TOBE domain-containing protein — protein MSDLRVRDAAALVGVSDDTVRRWIESGVVETSKDSAGRTVVNGASLAAHARARAAAPPDPSGTVSSARNRLAGLVTSVVVDTVMAEVQMQCGAFTVTSLMSAESVRTLGLEPGSVAVAVVKATTVIVETP, from the coding sequence ATGAGTGATCTGCGTGTCCGAGACGCCGCCGCCCTGGTCGGTGTCAGCGACGACACCGTCCGCCGGTGGATCGAGAGTGGTGTCGTCGAGACGTCGAAGGACTCGGCCGGACGCACCGTCGTGAACGGCGCCTCGCTCGCGGCGCACGCTCGGGCCCGCGCCGCCGCACCGCCGGATCCGAGCGGCACGGTCAGCTCCGCGCGCAACCGTCTGGCCGGACTCGTCACCTCGGTGGTCGTCGACACGGTGATGGCCGAGGTACAGATGCAGTGCGGCGCGTTCACCGTGACGTCGCTGATGAGCGCAGAATCGGTGCGGACACTCGGACTGGAACCCGGCAGCGTCGCCGTCGCGGTGGTCAAGGCGACCACCGTCATCGTCGAGACACCGTGA
- a CDS encoding L,D-transpeptidase, with amino-acid sequence MTMSWGRTRRGRSTLVAAMTVLALSAAGCTAGSGQTPTAAPAPIDSNPLSELMKPKVSLPAPDASVGFSPSAPVAVTVADGTLSEVTLTDDAGTPVPGALSEDRSSWTNSEVLDYNGTYTMRTRAYGLGGEASSVSSFTTSSPDNVTKPYLLPSENEIVGIGQPVAVQFDEPIPDKIAAQNAITVVTDPPVEGAFYWVNQKEVRWRPQNYWAPGTRVTVTVDVFGRDLGEGLFGQENASSSFSIGDAVIATADDATKQVTFSVNGVDVKTMPTSMGKDSSPTDNGVYIIGDKFASMVMDSSTYGVAVDSAQGYRTPVDWATRMSYSGIFFHSAPWSVGSQGYSNVSHGCLNLSPSNAKWVYDNTKRGDITVVKNTVGGTLSGTDGLGDWNIPWDEWKAGNAQSV; translated from the coding sequence ATGACGATGTCGTGGGGTAGGACCCGTCGTGGGCGCTCGACTCTGGTGGCCGCGATGACGGTGCTCGCACTCTCCGCGGCCGGGTGCACGGCGGGGTCGGGTCAGACACCGACGGCGGCTCCCGCGCCGATCGACTCCAACCCGTTGTCCGAGCTCATGAAGCCGAAGGTGTCGTTGCCGGCGCCCGACGCGTCCGTCGGATTCTCCCCGAGTGCTCCGGTCGCGGTGACCGTGGCGGACGGCACCCTGTCCGAGGTGACGCTCACCGACGACGCCGGCACCCCTGTCCCCGGAGCACTGTCCGAGGATCGGTCGTCCTGGACGAACAGCGAGGTGCTCGACTACAACGGCACCTACACGATGCGTACGCGGGCCTACGGTCTGGGCGGTGAGGCGTCGTCCGTCTCGTCCTTCACCACCAGTTCGCCGGACAACGTCACCAAGCCGTACCTGCTGCCGTCCGAGAACGAGATCGTGGGCATCGGCCAACCGGTCGCCGTGCAGTTCGACGAGCCGATCCCCGACAAGATCGCCGCGCAGAACGCGATCACCGTCGTGACGGACCCGCCGGTCGAGGGTGCCTTCTACTGGGTCAACCAGAAAGAGGTGCGGTGGCGCCCGCAGAACTACTGGGCTCCCGGCACCCGCGTCACCGTGACGGTGGACGTCTTCGGTCGCGACCTCGGCGAGGGACTCTTCGGCCAGGAGAACGCGTCGTCGTCCTTCTCGATCGGTGACGCCGTCATCGCCACCGCGGACGACGCCACCAAGCAGGTGACGTTCTCCGTCAACGGAGTCGACGTCAAGACCATGCCGACGTCGATGGGCAAGGACAGCTCGCCCACCGACAACGGGGTCTACATCATCGGTGACAAGTTCGCGTCCATGGTCATGGACTCGTCGACTTACGGCGTCGCCGTGGACTCCGCGCAGGGCTACCGCACTCCGGTCGACTGGGCGACGCGAATGTCGTACAGCGGCATCTTCTTCCACTCGGCGCCGTGGTCCGTCGGATCACAGGGCTATTCGAACGTCAGCCATGGTTGCCTGAACCTGAGCCCGTCGAACGCGAAGTGGGTCTACGACAACACCAAGCGTGGTGACATCACCGTCGTGAAGAACACCGTGGGTGGAACACTGTCGGGTACCGACGGACTGGGCGACTGGAACATCCCGTGGGACGAGTGGAAAGCCGGCAACGCCCAGTCCGTCTGA
- a CDS encoding M23 family metallopeptidase yields MDASPSPVRRRGRWGSAAMVGVAATGALLFAGTPTAAAAPALPPLPALPAFQIPGVPLSAKQQAAILAAVFDATGVLVQEVAGLVLGDITLTPVTPDAAPDATSPFQAAPLGVGGSRLPLTPGTFEVTSGYGGRDNPTGGGRQNHEGIDLGAAQGTTIYAVTGGTVTQAGDAGDGYGNLVKIQKGDTEVLYGHQSRIDVAVGDTIAPGQAIGAVGSTGDSNGPHLHFEVRRGGEAVDPVGYLTALGLKV; encoded by the coding sequence GTGGACGCATCGCCGTCACCGGTGCGCCGCCGTGGTCGCTGGGGATCCGCCGCCATGGTGGGCGTCGCGGCCACCGGAGCTCTGCTCTTCGCCGGGACACCCACGGCCGCAGCGGCACCCGCGCTTCCGCCGCTCCCCGCTCTGCCCGCGTTCCAGATTCCCGGTGTTCCGCTGAGCGCCAAGCAGCAGGCGGCGATCCTCGCCGCCGTCTTCGACGCGACGGGCGTGCTGGTGCAGGAGGTCGCGGGGCTCGTTCTCGGCGACATCACCCTCACCCCGGTGACTCCCGACGCCGCGCCGGACGCAACGTCGCCCTTCCAGGCGGCCCCGCTGGGCGTCGGCGGATCACGACTCCCCTTGACGCCCGGCACCTTCGAGGTCACGTCCGGTTACGGCGGGCGCGACAACCCGACCGGCGGCGGACGGCAGAACCACGAGGGCATCGACCTCGGAGCCGCGCAGGGCACCACGATCTACGCGGTCACCGGCGGCACAGTCACGCAGGCCGGTGACGCGGGCGACGGGTACGGCAACCTGGTGAAGATCCAGAAGGGCGACACGGAGGTCCTCTACGGACACCAGAGTCGCATCGATGTCGCCGTGGGTGACACCATCGCTCCCGGTCAGGCCATCGGCGCGGTCGGCAGTACCGGCGACTCCAACGGCCCGCACCTGCACTTCGAGGTGCGACGCGGCGGCGAGGCCGTGGACCCGGTCGGTTACCTCACCGCTCTGGGCCTGAAGGTCTAG
- a CDS encoding DUF4185 domain-containing protein, which yields MAATLALALVGGVSLVLAPVAAAEPCGGLPGTGIDGTGFPGQPPAGRQGPVPAYNGPSTSTVGWVTGQESVNRTFDRFGISGTDLGISWDNGAGQTLMAFGDTFGNCAVPGGQWRHNVLLRSNDTDLSDGITFADGVPGDVNSGAVVAGNDPRFATQLLSALGLSPVEYTIVPTSAIAVNGVQYLHFMSVREWSGSVWSTNYAGIATSRDNGQTWFPEPGTIRFNSGVAVPGTEQLDARFQQAAFVRGQDGFVYQYGTPNGRLGAAYLARVAPDAMLDLTRYEYWNGGSWTSDLAAAAPVVGQPVGEMSVAWNAYLGRYIMLYGNDVEGRIMARTASAPEGPWSAPTALVVNNDIGNYPGGGLYAPYIHPRSAGDSLYFTASQYSSYNVILMRTDLDALPR from the coding sequence ATGGCGGCTACGCTGGCACTGGCACTGGTGGGGGGAGTGAGCCTGGTGCTCGCGCCCGTGGCGGCGGCCGAACCGTGTGGAGGACTGCCCGGTACCGGGATCGACGGAACAGGTTTTCCCGGTCAGCCACCTGCGGGACGGCAGGGTCCGGTGCCCGCCTACAACGGGCCGTCGACGTCCACCGTGGGGTGGGTGACCGGTCAGGAGAGTGTGAACCGGACGTTCGATCGTTTCGGAATCTCGGGGACCGATCTCGGCATCAGTTGGGACAACGGAGCCGGTCAGACCCTCATGGCGTTCGGCGACACCTTCGGGAACTGCGCGGTCCCGGGCGGGCAGTGGCGGCACAATGTTCTGTTGCGCAGCAACGACACCGACCTGTCGGACGGCATCACGTTCGCCGACGGTGTGCCCGGTGACGTGAACTCCGGTGCGGTGGTGGCCGGGAACGATCCGCGATTCGCCACCCAACTGCTCTCGGCTCTCGGGCTCTCACCTGTCGAGTACACGATCGTTCCCACGTCGGCGATCGCCGTGAACGGCGTGCAGTATCTGCACTTCATGTCGGTCCGCGAGTGGAGCGGCTCGGTGTGGTCGACGAACTACGCGGGAATCGCGACGTCGCGCGACAACGGGCAGACGTGGTTCCCCGAGCCCGGCACGATCCGGTTCAACAGCGGCGTGGCCGTCCCCGGTACGGAGCAGTTGGACGCCCGCTTCCAGCAGGCGGCGTTCGTCCGCGGCCAGGACGGGTTCGTGTACCAGTACGGGACACCGAACGGCCGTCTCGGTGCGGCCTACCTGGCCCGCGTCGCACCCGACGCGATGCTGGACCTCACCCGGTACGAGTACTGGAACGGTGGGTCCTGGACCTCCGACCTGGCCGCCGCCGCTCCTGTGGTCGGCCAGCCGGTCGGGGAGATGTCCGTCGCGTGGAATGCGTATCTCGGTCGCTACATCATGCTGTACGGCAACGACGTCGAGGGCCGCATCATGGCGCGGACCGCGTCGGCGCCCGAGGGGCCGTGGAGCGCTCCCACCGCGCTGGTGGTGAACAACGACATCGGCAACTACCCGGGCGGTGGCCTCTACGCGCCCTACATCCACCCGAGGTCGGCCGGTGACTCGCTGTACTTCACGGCGTCGCAGTACTCGTCCTACAACGTCATCCTCATGCGGACGGACCTCGACGCGCTGCCCCGCTGA
- the orn gene encoding oligoribonuclease produces the protein MNDKLVWIDCEMTGLELGSDKLIEIAALVTDSDLNVLGDGVDIVIHCDDDALASMPDVVTEMHAKSGLTEEVRASTVTMEQAQEKVLEYIRQHVPAGTAPLAGNSIGTDRGFIARDMPELNGYLHYRMIDVSSIKELCRRWYPRIYFGQPPKGLAHRALADIEESIRELKYYRQTAFVAAPGPTTEEIGAVVTTLTGGDA, from the coding sequence GTGAACGACAAACTGGTGTGGATCGACTGCGAGATGACGGGCCTCGAGCTGGGCTCGGACAAGCTCATCGAAATCGCGGCCCTGGTCACCGACAGCGACCTCAACGTTCTCGGCGACGGCGTGGACATCGTGATCCACTGCGACGACGACGCACTGGCCTCGATGCCGGACGTGGTCACCGAGATGCACGCCAAGTCGGGGCTCACCGAGGAGGTCCGCGCGTCGACGGTCACGATGGAGCAGGCGCAGGAGAAGGTGCTCGAGTACATCCGGCAGCACGTTCCCGCCGGCACCGCGCCGCTCGCCGGCAACTCGATCGGCACCGACCGCGGCTTCATCGCGCGGGACATGCCGGAGCTGAACGGCTACCTGCACTACCGGATGATCGACGTCAGCTCCATCAAGGAGTTGTGCCGCCGGTGGTACCCACGCATCTACTTCGGTCAGCCTCCCAAGGGCCTCGCGCACCGGGCACTCGCGGACATCGAGGAGTCGATCCGGGAGCTGAAGTACTACCGGCAGACGGCCTTCGTGGCGGCTCCGGGACCGACCACCGAGGAGATCGGCGCCGTCGTGACGACGCTGACCGGTGGCGACGCGTGA
- a CDS encoding helicase HerA-like domain-containing protein, whose protein sequence is MTEPTEGGRAAAIAAGYATEGPAIELGSVVLDGVADPTARVRLPLKMVNRHGLVAGATGTGKTKTVQVIAEQLSAAGVPVVLADVKGDLSGLSAPGADSDGLRGRAGETGADGWAPTGFPVEFLSLGTEGGAVPVRATITAFGPILLSKVLQLNATQESTLGLIFHWADTQGLALLDLKDLRAVITHLTSDEGKADLKGIGGVSSSTAGVILRALVNLEADGGDTFFGEPEMRTEDLIRTAPDGRGIVTLFELGALAACPVMFSTFLMWVLADLFQTLPEEGDLDAPKLVFVFDEAHLLFADASKAFLQQVEQTVKLIRSKGVGIFFCTQLPSDVPGPVLSQLGARVQHALRAFTPDDQKALTKTVRTYPKSADYDLEEALTTLGTGEAIVTVLSERGAPTPVAWTRIRPPQSLMDTIGTDAITAAATASPLYATYGTTVDGESAYELLNARMAPEPTPQQPEFPPLPQTYDLPPLPAPEPEGPSAAERIMANPAVKSFLRSAASAAGREISRSIFGTGRRRRR, encoded by the coding sequence ATGACGGAACCGACGGAGGGTGGCCGCGCGGCCGCGATCGCAGCGGGGTACGCCACGGAAGGTCCCGCCATCGAACTCGGCAGTGTGGTGCTGGACGGCGTCGCGGATCCGACCGCACGGGTCCGGTTACCGCTGAAGATGGTGAACCGTCACGGCCTCGTGGCCGGCGCCACGGGAACCGGCAAGACGAAGACCGTGCAGGTGATCGCCGAACAGCTCTCCGCGGCCGGTGTTCCGGTGGTGCTGGCCGACGTCAAGGGCGACCTCTCGGGACTGTCCGCTCCGGGCGCCGACTCGGACGGCCTGCGCGGCCGGGCCGGCGAGACCGGCGCGGACGGGTGGGCGCCCACGGGATTCCCGGTCGAGTTCCTCTCCCTCGGTACCGAGGGTGGCGCGGTGCCGGTGCGCGCGACCATCACGGCGTTCGGCCCGATCCTGCTCAGCAAGGTGTTGCAGCTCAACGCGACTCAGGAGTCGACCCTCGGACTGATCTTCCACTGGGCGGACACGCAGGGGCTCGCGCTGCTCGATCTGAAGGATCTGCGTGCCGTCATCACGCACCTCACGAGCGACGAGGGCAAGGCCGACCTGAAGGGCATCGGCGGCGTCTCGTCGTCCACCGCCGGTGTCATCCTGCGGGCACTGGTGAACCTGGAGGCCGACGGCGGCGACACGTTCTTCGGTGAGCCGGAGATGCGGACGGAGGACCTGATCCGCACCGCACCGGACGGACGCGGCATCGTCACCCTCTTCGAACTCGGCGCTCTCGCAGCGTGTCCCGTCATGTTCTCCACGTTCCTGATGTGGGTGCTGGCCGATCTCTTCCAGACCCTGCCGGAGGAGGGGGACCTCGACGCACCGAAGCTGGTGTTCGTGTTCGACGAGGCACATCTGCTCTTCGCCGACGCGTCGAAGGCCTTCCTCCAGCAGGTCGAGCAGACCGTGAAACTGATTCGCTCCAAGGGTGTCGGCATCTTCTTCTGCACGCAGCTGCCGTCGGACGTTCCCGGGCCGGTGCTCTCCCAGCTCGGCGCGCGGGTGCAGCACGCGCTGCGCGCCTTCACCCCGGACGACCAGAAGGCGCTGACCAAGACGGTACGGACCTATCCCAAGAGTGCGGACTACGACCTGGAGGAGGCACTCACCACCCTCGGGACCGGCGAGGCGATCGTCACGGTGCTGTCCGAGCGGGGCGCGCCGACTCCCGTGGCCTGGACCAGGATTCGTCCGCCGCAGTCGCTGATGGACACCATCGGAACGGACGCGATCACGGCCGCCGCGACCGCCAGTCCGTTGTACGCGACGTACGGCACCACCGTCGACGGCGAGTCCGCGTACGAGTTGCTGAACGCACGGATGGCCCCCGAACCGACGCCGCAGCAGCCGGAGTTCCCGCCGCTGCCGCAGACCTACGACCTGCCGCC